Proteins from a single region of Choloepus didactylus isolate mChoDid1 chromosome 10, mChoDid1.pri, whole genome shotgun sequence:
- the GLIPR2 gene encoding Golgi-associated plant pathogenesis-related protein 1 → MGKSASKQFNNEVLKAHNEYRRQHGVPPLKLCKKLNQEAQQYSEALASTRILKHSPESSRGQCGENLAWASYDQTGKEVADRWYSEIKNYNFQQPGFTSGTGHFTAMVWKNTKKMGVGKASASDGSSFVVARYFPAGNVVNQGFFEENVLPPKK, encoded by the exons CCTCTAAGCAGTTTAATAATGAGGTCCTGAAGGCCCACAATGAGTACCGGCGGCAGCACGGCGTCCCCCCACTGAAGCTCTGCAAGAAGCTCAACCAGGAGGCCCAGCA GTATTCTGAGGCTCTGGCCAGCACGAGGATCCTCAAGCACAGCCCGGAGTCCAGTCGCGGCCAGTGCGGGGAGAACCTGGCCTGGGCATCCTACGATCAGACAG GAAAAGAGGTGGCTGATAGATGGTACAGTGAAATCAAGAACTACAACTTCCAGCAGCCTGGCTTCACCTCGGGGACTG GACACTTCACAGCCATGGTGTGGAAGAATACGAAGAAGATGGGTGTGGGAAAGGCATCTGCCAGTGACGGGTCCTCATTTGTGGTGGCCAGATACTTCCCAGCAGGGAATGTTGTCAATCAGGGCTTCTTCGAAGAAAATGTCCTGCCTCCGAAGAAGTAA
- the CCIN gene encoding calicin, which translates to MKLEFTEKNYNSFVLQNLNKQRKRKEYWDMALTVDHHVFFAHRNVLAAVSPLVKSLISSNDMKTTDELFITIDPNYLSPATVDQLLDYFYSGKVVISEQNVEELLRGAQYFNTPRLRIHCNDFLIKSIRRANCLRYLFLAELFELKEVSDLAYSGIRDNFHYWASPEGSMHFMRCPPVIFGRLLRDENLHVLNEDQALSALIDWVNFRKDEREKYFKKFFNYINLNAVSNKTLMFASNKLMGMENSSAHATLIESVLMDRKQERPCSLLSYQRKGALLDSVVILGGQKAHGKFNDGVFAYIIQENLWLKLSEIPYRAAALSATSAGRYIYISGGTTEQISGLKTAWRYDMDENSWTKLPDLPIGLVFHTMVTCGGTVYSVGGSIAPRRYVSNIYRYDERKEAWCLAGKMSIPMDGTAVITKGDRNLYIVTGRCLVKGYISRVGVVDCFDTITGDVVQCITFPIEFNHRPLLSFHQDNILCVHSHRQSVEINLQKIKANKTTTTVPLLPNNCPLDVSHAICSIGDSKVFVCGGVTAASDVQSKDYTINPNAYLLDQKTGEWKTVAPPTRGTGLPCLLSS; encoded by the coding sequence ATGAAATTGGAATTCACCGAGAAAAACTACAACAGCTTTGTGCTGCAGAACCTGAACAAACAGAGGAAACGCAAGGAGTACTGGGACATGGCCCTGACCGTGGACCACCATGTCTTCTTTGCACATCGCAATGTGCTGGCGGCTGTCTCTCCACTGGTGAAGAGCCTCATCTCCAGCAATGACATGAAGACCACTGATGAACTCTTTATCACCATTGACCCTAACTACCTGAGTCCTGCCACAGTGGACCAGCTCCTGGATTACTTCTACAGTGGCAAGGTGGTGATCTCGGAGCAGAATGTGGAAGAGCTGCTTCGTGGGGCCCAGTATTTCAACACACCACGCCTTCGCATCCATTGCAATGACTTCCTGATTAAGTCCATTCGTCGTGCCAACTGCTTGCGCTATCTCTTCTTGGCTGAGCTGTTTGAGCTCAAAGAGGTATCAGACTTGGCCTATTCTGGCATCCGTGACAACTTTCACTACTGGGCCAGTCCTGAGGGCTCCATGCACTTCATGCGCTGCCCACCTGTCATCTTTGGCCGCCTGCTCCGTGATGAAAACCTGCACGTGCTCAATGAGGACCAGGCTCTCAGTGCACTCATCGATTGGGTGAATTTCAGGAAGGATGAGCGGGAGAAGTATTTCAAGAAGTTCTTTAATTACATCAATCTCAATGCTGTCTCCAACAAGACACTCATGTTTGCCAGCAATAAGTTGATGGGCATGGAGAACAGCTCAGCCCATGCAACCCTGATTGAGAGTGTCCTAATGGACCGCAAGCAGGAGCGGCCATGCAGCCTCCTGAGTTACCAGCGGAAAGGAGCCCTGCTTGATTCAGTGGTCATCCTGGGTGGCCAGAAGGCCCATGGCAAGTTCAATGATGGAGTGTTTGCCTATATCATCCAGGAGAACCTGTGGTTGAAGCTTTCGGAGATACCCTATCGGGCAGCAGCACTTAGTGCCACCTCTGCTGGTCGCTACATCTACATTTCTGGTGGTACCACGGAGCAGATTTCAGGACTAAAGACAGCCTGGCGGTATGACATGGATGAAAACTCCTGGACCAAGCTGCCTGACCTGCCCATTGGGCTTGTCTTCCACACCATGGTGACCTGTGGGGGGACAGTGTACTCAGTAGGTGGGAGCATTGCCCCAAGGCGGTATGTCTCCAACATCTACCGCTATGATGAGCGCAAGGAGGCCTGGTGCCTGGCAGGGAAGATGAGCATCCCTATGGATGGCACAGCCGTGATCACCAAGGGTGACCGGAACCTGTACATTGTCACTGGGCGGTGTTTGGTAAAGGGCTATATCTCTCGGGTTGGGGTAGTGGACTGCTTTGACACCATCACTGGGGATGTGGTCCAGTGCATCACTTTCCCCATCGAATTCAACCACCGGCCCCTGCTTTCTTTCCATCAAGACAACATCCTCTGTGTGCACAGCCACCGGCAGAGTGTGGAAATTAACCTGCAGAAGATAAAGGCCAACAAGACAACCACCACAGTACCTCTCTTACCCAACAACTGCCCCTTGGATGTGTCCCATGCTATATGCTCCATTGGGGACAGCAAAGTGTTTGTATGTGGGGGTGTCACTGCAGCCAGTGATGTCCAGTCAAAGGACTACACCATCAACCCAAATGCCTACTTGCTGGACCAAAAGACAGGAGAGTGGAAGACCGTGGCCCCCCCCACCAGAGGCACTGGATTGCCCTGCCTGCTGTCTAGCTAA